A genomic stretch from Candidatus Nitrososphaera gargensis Ga9.2 includes:
- a CDS encoding thioredoxin family protein translates to MKQNHAIEIFSAGCPLCRHITDEVEIGKCEGCSQTVYDINNMTDGVKRKMRDYGITSVPATIIDGNIKVVGIPDFPWICSDELYQKLKKEYPLRKS, encoded by the coding sequence GTGAAACAGAATCACGCAATAGAGATATTCTCCGCCGGCTGCCCACTATGCAGGCATATAACCGATGAAGTTGAGATTGGCAAATGTGAGGGCTGCTCACAGACAGTCTATGATATAAATAACATGACCGATGGAGTAAAGAGAAAGATGCGAGATTATGGCATAACGTCTGTACCAGCTACAATCATTGATGGCAATATCAAAGTCGTTGGGATTCCAGATTTTCCTTGGATATGCAGCGACGAGCTGTATCAAAAGCTCAAAAAGGAATATCCATTAAGGAAGTCTTAA
- a CDS encoding DUF3231 family protein: MKNTAYAEERYRKHYADRDSLSSSEFTVVMEGLLREYVCMGQCNMYIAVAKDSEIKQAIKTYLMDVCNQNFMSMKKILQDGGYDVPVSEQNATSPDKVHDVQINAIDDQMIVVGQWFAARSFMQLWDMGAINSQRTDIRDAFIQNFHRANRWHVAFHDLAVSKGHLQKLPEISPTMTKMSKAGQKLKESLTP, translated from the coding sequence CTGAAAAACACCGCATATGCAGAGGAGAGATATAGGAAGCATTATGCCGACAGAGATTCACTATCATCAAGCGAGTTCACAGTAGTGATGGAAGGTCTTCTAAGAGAATATGTATGCATGGGTCAATGCAATATGTATATCGCAGTGGCAAAAGACTCCGAAATCAAGCAGGCAATCAAGACCTATCTGATGGATGTGTGCAATCAAAACTTTATGTCGATGAAAAAGATACTGCAGGATGGCGGCTATGATGTGCCTGTCTCTGAGCAGAATGCTACAAGCCCTGACAAGGTTCATGATGTTCAGATAAACGCAATTGATGATCAAATGATAGTAGTCGGGCAATGGTTTGCTGCAAGAAGCTTTATGCAGCTTTGGGACATGGGCGCAATAAACAGCCAGCGCACAGACATAAGAGATGCGTTTATCCAGAACTTCCATCGGGCAAATAGATGGCATGTGGCATTCCACGACCTAGCAGTAAGCAAGGGACATTTGCAAAAGCTGCCTGAAATTAGCCCGACTATGACAAAGATGTCAAAAGCAGGACAGAAGCTAAAGGAAAGCCTGACACCTTAA
- a CDS encoding winged helix-turn-helix transcriptional regulator, whose product MAKSNRAICLCPLEGVIDIISKKWALLIVNEIGNHGRIRYNDLMKEIQAISPKTLADTLKELVKYNLVKREAFNEIPPRVDYTLTKDGEELRKSIIPILQWALSKKGTVIAHCSCSI is encoded by the coding sequence ATGGCTAAGTCAAACAGAGCGATATGTCTCTGTCCGCTTGAAGGCGTCATAGACATAATCAGCAAGAAATGGGCGCTTTTGATAGTCAATGAGATAGGCAACCACGGACGCATACGTTATAATGATTTGATGAAGGAGATACAGGCAATAAGCCCGAAAACTTTAGCTGATACGCTCAAAGAGCTAGTCAAATACAACCTTGTGAAAAGAGAGGCATTCAATGAGATCCCGCCAAGAGTGGATTACACTCTGACAAAAGACGGCGAAGAGCTCAGGAAATCAATCATACCCATATTGCAATGGGCTCTTTCAAAGAAGGGGACTGTCATCGCCCACTGCTCCTGCTCTATATGA
- the merA gene encoding mercury(II) reductase, whose product MKNGEYDLIIIGGGAAAFSAAIKANMHGVKTAMIERAALGGTCVNVGCVPSKNLLGVGEMLHSAKKPPYPSVFPCDSDFDFSKTIEAKDALVKGLRKQKYYDVLQSLEHVDLVEASASFVSPKKLKVDGKQFEANKFIIAAGSSPSVPRFKGIENVKYLTNNEALALKEKPSSMIVIGGRALGLEFAQMYARFGTTVTVLQRSDRIIPEHEPEISQGLHQYLTEEGIEIVTGVNVQEVWQKNGSRFIKVSVNKQERVFEAEQLLMATGRRPNTADLHLENAGVKLREDGAIVVNSEMRTSAPHIWAGGDVVGEPMLETLAAKAGATAAENALTGSHKKIDLLSVPSAIFTSPQVANVGMTEKQMMQKYNYCSCRTLSMKEVPKALTVNDTKGLIKMAIDPKKNNRIVGVHILASIAADMIHEAVMAIKYKLTIDDIIDTVHVFPTMSEAIKLVATAFKQDVSKLSCCAE is encoded by the coding sequence ATGAAAAATGGCGAATACGACCTGATAATTATCGGCGGTGGAGCGGCTGCATTTAGCGCGGCCATAAAAGCAAATATGCATGGTGTAAAAACAGCAATGATAGAGCGCGCTGCGTTAGGAGGCACATGTGTCAACGTAGGATGTGTCCCTAGCAAAAACCTGCTTGGCGTAGGAGAAATGCTTCACTCAGCAAAGAAACCCCCTTATCCTTCTGTCTTTCCATGCGATTCAGATTTTGATTTTTCCAAGACAATTGAGGCTAAAGACGCGCTTGTAAAGGGATTGCGCAAGCAAAAGTACTATGATGTATTGCAGTCGCTTGAGCATGTAGATCTTGTAGAGGCAAGCGCTTCATTTGTCTCTCCAAAGAAACTCAAAGTTGATGGCAAGCAATTCGAGGCCAATAAATTCATTATCGCCGCTGGCTCCTCGCCATCTGTTCCAAGATTCAAAGGAATAGAGAATGTAAAGTATCTGACTAACAATGAAGCGTTAGCATTGAAGGAAAAGCCGTCTTCAATGATAGTGATAGGCGGCCGTGCTCTTGGTCTTGAATTTGCACAGATGTATGCCCGGTTTGGCACCACAGTGACTGTATTGCAGAGAAGCGACAGGATAATTCCAGAGCATGAGCCTGAAATATCGCAAGGACTGCATCAATATCTAACTGAAGAAGGCATAGAAATTGTCACTGGCGTTAACGTGCAGGAAGTATGGCAGAAGAATGGAAGTAGGTTTATCAAAGTATCTGTAAATAAGCAAGAAAGAGTGTTTGAAGCAGAACAGTTGCTGATGGCAACCGGCAGAAGACCAAATACTGCTGATTTGCATCTGGAAAATGCCGGCGTCAAGCTAAGAGAAGATGGAGCTATAGTTGTCAATTCGGAGATGCGCACGAGTGCACCTCACATCTGGGCCGGCGGCGACGTTGTAGGCGAGCCTATGCTTGAAACGCTGGCGGCAAAGGCAGGTGCAACCGCTGCCGAGAATGCATTGACGGGCAGCCACAAAAAGATTGATCTGCTCTCTGTACCATCTGCTATTTTCACTTCGCCGCAAGTCGCAAACGTTGGTATGACAGAAAAGCAGATGATGCAGAAATACAATTACTGCTCGTGTCGAACTCTGTCAATGAAAGAAGTGCCTAAAGCGCTGACGGTCAACGATACAAAAGGCTTGATCAAAATGGCTATAGATCCAAAGAAGAACAATCGCATTGTAGGCGTGCACATTCTTGCAAGCATTGCAGCAGATATGATTCACGAGGCAGTAATGGCTATAAAATACAAGTTGACGATTGATGACATTATTGACACAGTGCATGTGTTTCCAACAATGTCTGAAGCAATAAAACTTGTAGCGACGGCCTTCAAGCAGGACGTAAGCAAGCTATCATGCTGTGCCGAGTAA
- a CDS encoding TlpA family protein disulfide reductase, producing MVNKKYATIGGAAVAAVIIAVAAMSSSFQTSNSLSLTTVSGNEKAEGLKVGNSAPSFSLTDPENGSITKQTFVGKPVLIFFTTTWCTPCQIGAQNIAKLDDETGGNAFNVLIVFVDPRETDEQYLQWKQNYGRDDWYVAESEQMPQEYHVRYLDTKYVFDSNGIVKWVDVNPLEYSKVKQVLEPLLA from the coding sequence ATGGTTAACAAGAAGTATGCAACGATAGGAGGGGCTGCAGTAGCTGCCGTGATAATAGCAGTTGCAGCCATGAGCTCTTCATTTCAGACTTCTAACAGTCTAAGCCTTACTACTGTTTCAGGAAATGAAAAGGCAGAAGGATTGAAGGTTGGTAACTCCGCGCCCAGCTTTAGTTTAACTGACCCTGAGAATGGCAGTATAACAAAGCAAACATTTGTAGGCAAGCCTGTGCTCATTTTCTTTACAACCACATGGTGCACTCCATGCCAGATCGGAGCTCAAAACATTGCAAAGCTTGATGACGAAACTGGCGGAAATGCTTTCAATGTCTTAATCGTATTTGTAGATCCGAGGGAAACCGATGAGCAATATCTGCAATGGAAGCAAAATTATGGAAGGGATGACTGGTATGTGGCAGAGAGCGAGCAGATGCCGCAGGAATACCATGTGCGATACCTTGATACTAAATATGTATTTGACAGCAATGGCATTGTAAAATGGGTAGATGTCAACCCGCTCGAATATTCAAAGGTAAAGCAGGTATTGGAGCCGCTTCTCGCGTAG
- a CDS encoding NAD(P)/FAD-dependent oxidoreductase, whose translation MVKGNIKKHQDLNLAVEVYYTEPPIYHVGVMEGEAKEKGIKYSTAKATYNKFPREIINGNWNENDGFIKTIFEKDSGKIIGGLVSVEEADNIIHMIMVAMRAGLTTFDLGNLPFFHPSLAEGVSYASLH comes from the coding sequence ATGGTTAAAGGAAACATAAAGAAGCATCAGGACTTGAATCTTGCAGTAGAAGTGTATTACACAGAGCCGCCTATTTATCACGTGGGCGTCATGGAAGGGGAAGCAAAGGAGAAGGGAATCAAATATTCTACTGCCAAGGCTACTTACAACAAATTCCCTAGAGAAATAATAAATGGCAACTGGAATGAAAATGACGGTTTTATCAAAACGATATTTGAAAAAGATAGTGGCAAAATAATAGGCGGGCTGGTGTCCGTAGAGGAGGCAGACAACATCATCCATATGATAATGGTGGCGATGCGCGCTGGGCTGACAACATTTGATTTAGGAAATCTACCTTTTTTCCATCCCTCACTTGCAGAAGGCGTAAGTTATGCTTCGCTTCATTAA